The following coding sequences are from one Natrarchaeobaculum sulfurireducens window:
- the purH gene encoding bifunctional phosphoribosylaminoimidazolecarboxamide formyltransferase/IMP cyclohydrolase gives MTRIAGMAGNRGRNLLNVADRSPGGAELAVVLTNTPDAPVLEAAAERGIPTEVVPLTEDMSRSEHEEAVLEALSAYEFDLVCLDGYMRILSDTFLEETPPTLNVHPSLLPSFPGMDAWGDALEAGVSVTGCTVHLVTDATDDDGEVVESEIDGGPIVTQEPVPIYEGDDADSLKERVLYEGEFRAYPRAVKWFAEGTLEVDEEAGEVTVDADVADEEGGLPARRIGPSDRLDTLRYGENPHQDAAVYADYTCEEASVVHADQLNEGAKALSYNNYNDADGALNLIKEFDEPAAAVIKHTNPAGCATADTLAEAYEKALSTDPMSAFGGIVSLNRECDAETADLITDSFKEVVVAPGYTDDALEVLCAKDNLRVLDVGDLEGASERFTEKPIVGGRLVQERDDQSIDVNDLEVVTEREPTDDELESMVFAWQTLKHVKSNGILFTKGTETVGIGMGQVSRVDAVRLAAMKADEHAEGKDAEGAVMASDAFFPFPDGIEEAAKAGIEAVVQPGGSVNDDDVIAAADEHGMAMAFTGQRSFRHD, from the coding sequence ATGACGCGCATCGCCGGGATGGCCGGCAACCGAGGGCGAAACCTGTTGAACGTCGCCGATCGCTCGCCAGGCGGAGCCGAACTCGCCGTCGTACTGACCAACACTCCCGACGCACCGGTACTCGAGGCTGCGGCCGAACGCGGGATTCCCACCGAGGTCGTCCCGCTCACCGAGGACATGAGCCGTAGCGAACACGAGGAAGCCGTCCTTGAGGCGCTTTCTGCCTACGAGTTCGACCTCGTCTGTCTCGACGGCTACATGCGAATCCTCTCGGATACGTTCCTCGAAGAGACTCCGCCGACGCTCAACGTCCATCCCTCGCTCCTCCCGTCGTTCCCCGGCATGGACGCCTGGGGTGACGCACTCGAGGCGGGCGTCTCCGTCACCGGTTGTACGGTCCATCTCGTCACGGACGCGACCGACGACGACGGTGAGGTCGTCGAGTCTGAGATCGACGGCGGCCCGATCGTCACCCAGGAACCGGTCCCCATCTACGAGGGCGACGACGCCGACTCCCTCAAAGAACGGGTGCTCTACGAGGGCGAGTTCCGCGCGTACCCACGCGCCGTGAAGTGGTTCGCCGAGGGTACCCTCGAGGTCGACGAGGAGGCTGGCGAGGTGACGGTCGACGCCGACGTTGCTGACGAGGAGGGCGGCCTACCCGCCCGACGGATCGGCCCGAGCGACCGTCTCGACACCCTCCGCTACGGCGAGAACCCCCACCAGGACGCCGCCGTCTACGCAGATTACACCTGTGAGGAAGCCTCGGTCGTCCACGCCGACCAGCTGAACGAGGGCGCGAAAGCCCTGAGCTACAACAACTACAACGACGCCGATGGCGCGCTCAACCTGATCAAGGAGTTCGACGAACCCGCCGCCGCAGTCATCAAACACACCAATCCCGCGGGCTGTGCGACGGCTGATACCCTCGCCGAGGCCTACGAGAAGGCGCTCTCGACGGACCCGATGAGCGCCTTCGGCGGCATCGTCTCGCTCAACCGCGAGTGTGACGCCGAGACCGCCGACCTGATCACCGACTCGTTCAAGGAGGTCGTCGTCGCCCCCGGCTACACCGACGACGCCCTCGAGGTCCTCTGTGCAAAGGACAATCTCCGCGTCCTCGATGTCGGTGACCTCGAGGGAGCCAGCGAACGGTTCACGGAGAAACCGATCGTCGGCGGCCGACTCGTTCAGGAACGCGACGACCAGTCGATCGACGTGAACGACCTCGAGGTCGTCACCGAGCGCGAGCCCACGGACGACGAACTCGAGTCGATGGTCTTCGCCTGGCAGACGCTCAAACACGTCAAATCGAACGGTATTCTCTTCACGAAGGGAACGGAGACGGTCGGTATCGGGATGGGACAGGTCTCCCGCGTCGACGCCGTCCGGCTGGCAGCAATGAAAGCCGACGAGCACGCCGAAGGAAAAGACGCTGAGGGTGCCGTGATGGCCTCGGATGCGTTCTTCCCGTTCCCGGACGGCATCGAGGAGGCCGCGAAGGCTGGCATCGAGGCGGTCGTCCAGCCCGGCGGCTCCGTCAACGACGACGACGTGATCGCCGCCGCGGACGAACACGGAATGGCGATGGCGTTTACGGGCCAGCGGTCTTTCAGACACGACTGA
- the purB gene encoding adenylosuccinate lyase, translating into MTDTDTLYAVSPLDGRYSGRTAPLSPYASEAALMRARVRVEVEYLIALADLEATPLEVDDDERETLRGLYQHFAEEDAQLIKKLETQGHAGFEATNHDVKAVEYFVRHNLPADSDASAWIHFGLTSEDVNNLAHRLLVRDAVAEVLLPELHGVAETLSGMAYEFRDLPMLARTHGQPATPTTFGKEMAVYAARLGTAMGRIRRANDALRGKLGGASGTYAAHHAAYPDVDWQAVAEEFVTALGLEFEPLTTQVNPCDDLAAVFDAVRGANDVVLDLDLDMWLYVSDRYLGQEAVAGETGSSTMPHKVNPIDFENSEGNLSKANSDLTFLADYITTSRLQRDLSDSTVKRNIGAAFAHCLIGYTKTAAGLSKVVPNEQVMRDDLDATPEIIGEAVQTILRREGQEDAYEQVKALTRGKSVTLEDFRDLFDDLEVDDRVREELAQLTPAGYTGVAGDLVDDVDLEQ; encoded by the coding sequence ATGACCGACACAGACACGCTCTATGCCGTCTCGCCGCTCGACGGGCGCTACAGCGGCCGGACCGCACCGCTGTCGCCGTACGCGAGCGAGGCCGCGCTCATGCGTGCCCGCGTCCGCGTCGAAGTCGAATACCTCATCGCGCTCGCCGACCTCGAGGCGACGCCACTCGAGGTCGACGACGACGAACGCGAGACGCTCCGGGGACTCTACCAGCACTTTGCCGAGGAGGACGCCCAGTTGATCAAGAAACTCGAGACGCAGGGTCACGCCGGGTTCGAGGCGACCAACCACGACGTGAAAGCCGTCGAGTACTTCGTCCGGCACAACCTGCCAGCCGACAGCGACGCCTCCGCCTGGATTCACTTCGGGTTGACGAGCGAAGACGTGAACAACCTCGCCCACCGTCTGCTCGTCCGCGACGCGGTCGCCGAGGTCCTGTTACCCGAACTCCACGGCGTCGCCGAAACGCTCAGCGGAATGGCCTACGAGTTCCGTGACCTCCCCATGCTCGCACGCACCCACGGCCAACCTGCGACGCCGACGACGTTCGGCAAAGAGATGGCCGTCTACGCCGCCCGCCTGGGGACGGCAATGGGCCGGATTCGTCGAGCGAACGACGCCTTGCGCGGAAAACTCGGCGGGGCCTCGGGCACGTACGCCGCCCACCACGCTGCCTACCCGGACGTCGACTGGCAAGCAGTCGCCGAGGAGTTCGTCACGGCACTCGGCCTCGAGTTCGAACCGCTGACGACACAGGTCAACCCCTGTGACGACCTCGCGGCGGTGTTCGACGCGGTCCGTGGCGCGAACGACGTCGTACTCGACCTCGATCTGGACATGTGGCTCTACGTCTCCGATCGCTACCTCGGCCAGGAAGCCGTCGCCGGCGAGACGGGGTCGTCGACGATGCCCCACAAGGTCAACCCGATCGACTTCGAGAACAGCGAGGGCAACCTCTCGAAGGCCAACTCGGATCTCACGTTCCTCGCTGACTACATCACCACCTCCCGGCTCCAGCGGGACCTCTCCGATTCGACGGTCAAACGCAACATCGGCGCTGCCTTCGCTCACTGCCTGATCGGCTACACGAAGACGGCCGCCGGACTCTCGAAAGTCGTCCCCAACGAACAGGTCATGCGCGACGATCTCGACGCTACGCCCGAGATTATCGGCGAGGCCGTCCAGACGATCCTGCGCCGTGAGGGTCAGGAAGACGCCTACGAACAGGTCAAAGCACTTACCCGCGGGAAGTCGGTCACGCTCGAGGACTTCCGTGACCTCTTCGACGACCTCGAGGTCGACGACCGCGTCCGCGAGGAACTCGCTCAACTGACACCAGCAGGGTACACCGGGGTCGCGGGCGACCTCGTCGACGACGTCGATCTCGAGCAGTAA
- a CDS encoding class I adenylate-forming enzyme family protein, whose protein sequence is MEYHHGERLAHVGSLPTMAADRYGEKTAFSFMGSEQSYAEFEAQANKVANVLVNHGVHPGDRVGLFIPNTTQFPAAHFGVIKAGAVSTPLNLRMDPETLAYVIQDAGIDTMIASAFLADEAQELAAAAGVETLFLPGVADEERGVVNYSHATMDASDEFESIERDLEDVCIQPYTSGTTGRPKGVLLSHRNVLSTLESYSLGGLGVDADDSILLVLPMFHIYALNALLGSYLYRGGTMVLQPEPDPVNMLKAIDEHTLTKFAGVPAMYTMMFREYRENPEQYDLSSLEDVTCAAAPLAEEVRRQIEEAWNVPVVEGWGMTETAPAGTIEPVHGVRKAAGCIGPPLPGIELKIVDPATRETKVGPDDLEPFPDPEIDFDEEETVTGELAIRGPNVFEGYHNRPEKTDEVFDDAGWFYTEDVARVDEDGYFWMVDRADDMILTGGNNVYPAEVEDALYEHEAVAEAAVVAAEHEVKGEAPVAFVVPEADADVTESDIRSFALERVATYAHPRRVFVVDELPRSATQKVQRYVLEEEVERRLEEPLQSSDEKL, encoded by the coding sequence ATGGAATATCATCACGGGGAACGGTTAGCACACGTCGGGTCGCTCCCGACGATGGCAGCGGATCGGTACGGTGAGAAGACGGCGTTCTCGTTCATGGGGAGCGAACAGTCCTACGCCGAGTTCGAGGCACAAGCCAACAAGGTCGCGAACGTACTGGTAAACCACGGTGTCCACCCGGGCGATCGCGTCGGGCTGTTCATCCCGAACACGACGCAGTTTCCGGCGGCACACTTCGGCGTTATCAAAGCCGGGGCGGTATCGACCCCGTTGAACCTCCGGATGGACCCGGAGACGCTCGCATACGTCATCCAGGACGCCGGCATCGACACGATGATTGCCTCGGCGTTTCTCGCGGACGAGGCCCAGGAACTCGCCGCCGCAGCCGGCGTCGAGACGCTGTTCCTGCCCGGCGTCGCCGACGAGGAACGCGGCGTCGTCAACTACTCACACGCGACGATGGACGCCAGCGACGAGTTCGAGTCGATCGAGCGCGACCTCGAGGACGTCTGCATCCAGCCGTATACGAGCGGTACCACGGGCCGACCGAAAGGCGTCCTGCTCAGCCACCGAAACGTGCTCTCGACGCTCGAGAGTTACAGTCTCGGCGGGCTCGGGGTCGACGCCGATGACTCGATTTTGCTCGTGTTGCCGATGTTCCACATCTACGCGCTGAACGCTCTGCTCGGCTCGTACCTCTATCGCGGCGGAACGATGGTCCTCCAGCCCGAGCCCGATCCGGTGAACATGCTCAAAGCGATCGACGAACACACCCTCACGAAGTTCGCTGGCGTGCCGGCGATGTACACCATGATGTTTCGGGAGTATCGCGAAAATCCCGAGCAGTACGATCTCTCGTCGCTCGAGGACGTCACCTGTGCGGCCGCGCCGCTGGCCGAGGAAGTTCGCCGACAGATCGAGGAGGCCTGGAACGTCCCCGTCGTCGAGGGCTGGGGGATGACGGAGACTGCTCCCGCGGGGACTATCGAACCCGTCCACGGCGTCCGCAAGGCCGCGGGCTGTATCGGCCCGCCGCTGCCAGGGATCGAACTCAAGATCGTCGATCCGGCGACCCGAGAGACGAAAGTCGGTCCCGACGACCTCGAGCCGTTCCCGGACCCCGAGATCGACTTCGACGAAGAAGAAACCGTCACTGGCGAACTCGCGATCCGTGGACCGAACGTCTTCGAGGGCTATCACAACCGACCGGAGAAAACCGACGAGGTGTTCGACGATGCAGGCTGGTTCTACACCGAAGACGTCGCTCGGGTCGACGAAGACGGCTACTTCTGGATGGTCGACCGCGCCGACGACATGATCCTCACCGGCGGCAACAACGTCTATCCGGCCGAAGTCGAAGACGCCCTCTACGAACACGAAGCCGTCGCCGAAGCCGCCGTCGTCGCCGCAGAACACGAGGTAAAAGGCGAAGCCCCCGTCGCGTTCGTCGTCCCCGAGGCGGACGCCGACGTAACCGAATCCGACATCCGCTCGTTCGCCCTCGAGCGCGTCGCCACCTACGCCCATCCACGACGGGTGTTCGTCGTCGACGAACTCCCGCGAAGCGCCACTCAGAAGGTCCAGCGGTACGTCCTGGAAGAAGAAGTCGAGAGGCGACTCGAGGAGCCGTTGCAGTCGAGCGACGAGAAGTTATAG
- a CDS encoding DUF5518 domain-containing protein has product MLPALHSRSISQVWQVAISGMLVALPVSVILGWVLGFETDGLITVIGAVIAGGIAVTRSVNPSAAGLRTGLLGASLGILFSLPDVLMIGTESAGAIPVFIYTSGFALVVMSMLGWVFGRLGGWVTNTLSTR; this is encoded by the coding sequence ATGCTGCCTGCCCTCCACTCACGTAGCATTTCTCAGGTATGGCAGGTCGCAATATCCGGTATGCTGGTCGCACTACCTGTCAGTGTTATTCTCGGCTGGGTGCTGGGATTCGAAACGGACGGATTGATTACAGTAATCGGTGCAGTCATTGCAGGAGGGATCGCAGTTACTCGGTCGGTTAACCCGAGCGCCGCTGGACTCCGCACCGGGCTTCTCGGTGCTAGTCTCGGAATTTTGTTCTCCCTTCCCGACGTACTGATGATTGGTACGGAGTCAGCAGGCGCTATACCTGTGTTTATTTACACTAGTGGATTCGCGCTGGTCGTCATGTCCATGTTGGGGTGGGTCTTTGGTCGTCTTGGCGGGTGGGTAACGAATACGTTGAGTACACGCTGA